A stretch of Mya arenaria isolate MELC-2E11 chromosome 14, ASM2691426v1 DNA encodes these proteins:
- the LOC128216180 gene encoding uncharacterized protein LOC128216180, with protein MRNNLIFGNIPEEEGETPARTERIVRDFIVDKLKVAREAVDNMRFERVHRMGQKQNQAGRSGAAGSANTKPRSIVGKFCFFGDREQVRSNSRNLSGTNLYVTEQFPPEVAAKRRRLFRRVKEEKQAGRKAWVSYDTLYVDGKQVKEA; from the coding sequence ATGAGGAACAATCTGATCTTCGGAAACATACCGGAAGAGGAGGGAGAGACGCCAGCGCGGACGGAGCGGATTGTGAGGGACTTTATTGTTGATAAATTGAAAGTGGCTCGCGAAGCAGTTGATAACATGCGGTTTGAGCGGGTACATCGAATGGGACAGAAGCAGAATCAAGCGGGCAGGAGCGGAGCGGCCGGAAGTGCCAATACAAAACCTAGAAGTATCGTAGGGAAATTCTGTTTCTTCGGGGATCGGGAACAAGTAAGAAGTAACAGCAGAAATCTAAGCGGAACGAACCTTTATGTTACAGAGCAGTTTCCGCCGGAAGTAGCCGCAAAGAGACGACGACTCTTCAGACGGGTTAAAGAAGAGAAGCAAGCCGGCAGAAAGGCATGGGTATCATACGATACTCTCTACGTGGACGGGAAGCAAGTGAAGGAGGCGTAG